The proteins below are encoded in one region of Selenihalanaerobacter shriftii:
- a CDS encoding L,D-transpeptidase family protein has translation MNNINNKKIIINTKQHYLELYEDDKLIGHYPVAVGKNSTPTPTGNFEVLLKRINPGGVLGSRWIQFTWKTHGIHGTNQPWLIGQSVSHGCVRMFNKDVEEVYAQVQVGTPIQIISSVKSINPKDNSQINPQPDSNHIIYTVKSGDTLYKISTNYNISISQLVELNQIKDPNMIYPGQKLKIPK, from the coding sequence GTGAATAATATTAATAATAAAAAGATTATTATCAATACAAAACAACATTATTTAGAACTATATGAAGATGATAAATTAATTGGGCATTACCCCGTTGCAGTTGGAAAGAATTCAACCCCTACTCCTACTGGTAATTTTGAAGTATTGCTTAAACGAATAAATCCTGGTGGAGTTTTAGGATCAAGATGGATCCAATTCACTTGGAAAACACATGGAATACATGGAACTAATCAACCATGGCTAATAGGGCAATCAGTCTCTCATGGCTGTGTCCGAATGTTTAATAAAGATGTAGAAGAAGTTTATGCTCAAGTTCAAGTTGGGACACCAATTCAGATTATCTCAAGTGTAAAATCCATTAATCCTAAAGATAATTCACAAATTAATCCACAACCTGATTCTAATCACATTATTTATACAGTAAAGTCAGGAGATACTTTATATAAAATATCTACAAATTATAACATTTCAATTTCACAATTGGTCGAATTAAATCAGATTAAAGACCCTAATATGATCTATCCGGGCCAAAAGTTGAAAATTCCTAAATAA